Proteins encoded together in one Thermococcus gammatolerans EJ3 window:
- a CDS encoding nitrilase yields MVKVAFGQMRPVLLDPEANYSRAERLVAEAAENEVRLIVLPELFDTGYNFKNRAEVEEVASPIPDGKTTRFLVRLARRYRIFIIAGTAEKDRFGRLYNSAVIVGPTGYIGRYRKVHLFAREKEFFEPGNLGFEVFNLGFVRVGVMICFDWFFPESARTLALKGAEIIAHPANLVMPYAPRAMPIRALENRVYTITADRVGEERGLRFIGRSQINSPLAETLVEGSEDGEEVGIAEIDLSLARNKRLNDYNDVFRDRRPEYYAR; encoded by the coding sequence ATGGTAAAGGTCGCTTTTGGCCAGATGAGACCCGTGCTGCTCGATCCAGAGGCCAACTACTCCAGGGCGGAGAGACTGGTAGCTGAAGCCGCCGAGAACGAAGTCCGGCTCATTGTTCTTCCTGAGCTCTTTGATACTGGCTATAATTTCAAAAACAGGGCTGAGGTTGAGGAAGTTGCCTCCCCCATACCTGATGGTAAAACGACCCGCTTTCTCGTACGCCTTGCGAGGCGGTACAGGATATTCATAATTGCTGGAACGGCAGAAAAAGATCGCTTCGGCAGGCTTTACAACTCCGCAGTCATAGTCGGTCCGACCGGCTACATCGGAAGGTACCGAAAAGTTCACCTCTTTGCCCGGGAGAAGGAGTTCTTCGAGCCGGGAAACCTCGGGTTTGAGGTCTTTAACCTCGGCTTTGTCCGAGTGGGGGTTATGATATGCTTTGACTGGTTCTTCCCGGAGAGTGCCAGAACCCTTGCCCTAAAGGGGGCCGAGATAATAGCCCATCCAGCCAACTTGGTTATGCCCTACGCTCCTAGGGCCATGCCGATAAGGGCCCTTGAGAACAGGGTCTACACGATAACCGCGGATCGTGTGGGTGAGGAAAGGGGCCTCAGGTTCATCGGTAGAAGTCAGATAAATTCGCCTCTGGCCGAGACCCTGGTGGAGGGGAGCGAGGACGGGGAGGAGGTTGGAATAGCGGAGATAGACCTGAGTCTTGCCCGGAACAAGAGGCTCAACGACTACAACGACGTTTTCAGGGACAGGAGGCCCGAATATTACGCCCGGTGA
- a CDS encoding metallophosphoesterase, with translation MGVSPFSFNDLSLELQTSRGRTLVLADLHIGFELSRGLRIRTRFEHALARFIAEEDPDLLIILGDVKEPLGLPFGLKKILMEFFSELKGIPTVITKGNHDGRIEEAVKPFRNVEVVQYFVLDDMLFLHGHTQLPKGKFAEIYLGHIHPAYVFKAGGAKRKVKVFARTGSYLILPTVNPYIDGFPLEEGLKMVPFLRDVEYIDIFLPEGVYLGKIRMKG, from the coding sequence ATGGGGGTTTCTCCCTTTTCTTTCAATGACCTTTCACTTGAACTCCAGACCTCCAGGGGAAGAACCCTCGTTCTCGCGGATCTCCACATCGGATTCGAGCTCTCCAGGGGATTAAGGATCAGAACGAGGTTTGAGCATGCCCTCGCCCGGTTCATCGCGGAAGAAGATCCCGACCTTCTAATAATTCTCGGGGACGTGAAGGAACCATTAGGTCTCCCTTTTGGACTCAAAAAGATTCTCATGGAGTTCTTTTCGGAGCTCAAGGGGATCCCAACGGTCATCACAAAGGGAAATCATGATGGCCGGATAGAAGAGGCCGTTAAACCCTTCAGGAATGTCGAGGTTGTTCAATATTTTGTCCTAGACGATATGCTGTTCCTCCACGGCCACACTCAACTTCCGAAGGGCAAATTCGCTGAAATTTACCTCGGGCACATCCATCCTGCGTACGTGTTCAAGGCCGGTGGGGCCAAAAGAAAAGTAAAGGTCTTCGCGCGAACGGGGAGTTACCTCATACTCCCAACTGTGAACCCTTACATAGATGGATTTCCCCTTGAGGAGGGTCTAAAAATGGTCCCATTCCTGAGGGACGTTGAATATATTGACATTTTTCTACCCGAGGGGGTTTACCTCGGAAAAATACGAATGAAAGGATAG
- a CDS encoding CBS domain-containing protein produces MVITVIIPRPIDPSIIRKIRKELGITQEELARKAGVTQAYIAKLESGKVDPRLSTFNRILQALLECKRALPKAKDVMSSPVISVKPYEKVETVIKLMNSHNISQIPVISGSKVVGSVTERSLVRRSLEYEDIYDRKVLEVMDEPFPIVNEEEDLEVVKYLLEEHPAVLVQDRTGRIVGIITRVDIFKGRTAAESL; encoded by the coding sequence GTGGTCATTACGGTGATCATACCCCGGCCCATCGACCCCTCCATCATCAGGAAGATCAGAAAAGAGCTCGGCATAACTCAGGAAGAGCTCGCCAGAAAAGCTGGGGTTACTCAGGCTTATATAGCGAAGCTTGAGAGCGGCAAAGTCGATCCAAGGTTATCAACCTTTAACCGTATTCTCCAGGCCCTTTTGGAGTGCAAGAGGGCACTTCCAAAGGCCAAGGATGTTATGTCCTCGCCCGTCATATCAGTTAAACCCTATGAGAAAGTTGAGACCGTGATAAAGCTCATGAACTCCCACAACATTTCCCAGATCCCCGTTATAAGTGGGAGCAAGGTCGTTGGTTCGGTCACCGAGCGCTCACTCGTTCGCCGAAGCCTCGAGTACGAGGACATCTACGACAGGAAGGTTCTGGAGGTAATGGACGAACCCTTCCCAATCGTGAACGAGGAGGAGGATCTGGAGGTTGTTAAATACCTCCTTGAGGAACACCCGGCGGTTCTCGTTCAGGACAGGACGGGCAGAATCGTGGGGATAATAACAAGGGTTGATATCTTCAAGGGCAGAACCGCTGCGGAAAGCCTTTAA
- a CDS encoding class I SAM-dependent methyltransferase encodes MASLYDYMRLPMDPSSEIAQKRYVAIRSFFNWALKEKLVPRKRELRVLDLCAGTGIAGAALLETLTEWGIEASLTLIEKRKEDLLLVEEWLSGEREVIGIVGDCLTELPKLRDFDVALLWGHSMAHFNPFQAAELFRRVAKALGHDGVFLIEETDNFERLFYRGRYRSPHVEARGDDWTLVSLDEGYSRKNGTMLVGFYKLPGWEPVERAEIRLWDLAGIAGMVSMAFERVGIVSKNEHGIVGVDDVVYGAFPHRA; translated from the coding sequence ATGGCTTCCCTCTACGATTACATGAGATTGCCTATGGATCCGTCCAGCGAGATTGCCCAGAAGAGGTACGTGGCGATAAGGAGTTTCTTTAACTGGGCCCTCAAAGAGAAACTCGTACCCAGAAAGAGGGAGCTCAGAGTTCTTGACCTGTGCGCTGGAACCGGGATAGCCGGGGCCGCTCTCTTGGAGACCCTCACCGAGTGGGGCATAGAGGCCTCGCTGACCCTTATTGAAAAAAGAAAGGAGGACCTCCTCCTGGTTGAGGAATGGCTGTCGGGTGAGAGGGAAGTCATTGGAATCGTCGGGGACTGCCTCACAGAGCTCCCAAAGCTGAGGGACTTCGATGTTGCCCTGCTTTGGGGGCACAGTATGGCTCACTTCAACCCGTTTCAGGCGGCGGAACTCTTTCGGAGGGTCGCGAAAGCTCTGGGCCATGATGGGGTGTTCCTGATAGAGGAAACAGACAACTTCGAGAGGCTATTCTACAGGGGAAGGTATCGCAGTCCCCACGTCGAGGCACGGGGCGATGACTGGACGCTGGTCTCCCTCGACGAAGGATACTCACGAAAGAACGGCACTATGCTCGTTGGATTTTACAAACTTCCCGGCTGGGAGCCCGTTGAGAGGGCCGAGATCAGACTCTGGGACCTAGCAGGAATTGCGGGAATGGTCTCGATGGCCTTTGAGAGGGTTGGTATCGTTTCAAAGAATGAACACGGAATCGTTGGGGTGGACGATGTTGTCTACGGTGCCTTCCCTCACCGGGCGTAA
- a CDS encoding NAD(P)/FAD-dependent oxidoreductase, whose protein sequence is MPTKELPERSEITIIGGGIVGVTIAHELAKRGEEVTVIEKRFIGSGSTFRCGTGIRQQFNDEANVQVMKRSVELWKRYSEEYDFPFEQTGYLFLLYDDEEVETFKRNIAIQNRFGVPTRLITPEEAKEIVPLLDISEVIAASWNPTDGKASPFTSTAKFAIKAEEFGAKLVEYTEVKDFIIENGEIKGLKTSRGVIKTGIVVNATNAWAKLINAMAGISVRIPIEPYKHQAVITQPIKKGTIRPMVISFKYGHAYLTQTSHGGVVGGVGYELGPTYDLNPTYEFLREVSYYFTKIIPALRELLILRTWAGYYAKTPDSNPAIGKIEELSDYYIAAGFSGHGFMMAPAVAEMVADLITKGKTDLPVEWYDPYRFERGELRGQALQMG, encoded by the coding sequence ATGCCGACGAAGGAACTCCCTGAGAGGAGCGAGATAACGATTATCGGTGGCGGAATAGTCGGCGTTACGATAGCGCACGAATTGGCCAAGCGCGGTGAGGAGGTTACGGTCATAGAGAAGCGTTTCATAGGTTCGGGCTCTACCTTCCGCTGCGGAACGGGCATAAGACAGCAGTTCAACGACGAGGCCAACGTCCAGGTTATGAAGCGCTCGGTCGAGCTGTGGAAGCGCTATAGTGAGGAGTACGACTTCCCCTTCGAGCAGACGGGCTACCTCTTCCTGCTCTACGACGATGAGGAAGTGGAAACCTTCAAGCGCAACATCGCGATACAGAACCGCTTCGGCGTTCCGACGAGGCTCATAACGCCCGAGGAAGCCAAGGAGATAGTCCCGCTCCTCGACATCAGCGAGGTTATTGCCGCGTCCTGGAACCCCACGGACGGAAAGGCGAGCCCCTTCACGTCAACGGCAAAGTTCGCCATAAAGGCCGAGGAGTTTGGGGCAAAGCTCGTCGAGTATACCGAGGTCAAGGACTTCATAATCGAGAACGGCGAGATTAAGGGGCTGAAGACGAGTAGAGGGGTCATAAAAACGGGGATAGTGGTCAACGCGACCAACGCCTGGGCCAAGCTCATCAATGCGATGGCAGGGATAAGCGTGAGGATTCCAATAGAGCCCTACAAGCACCAGGCGGTAATAACTCAACCAATAAAGAAGGGAACCATCAGGCCGATGGTCATCTCCTTCAAGTACGGGCATGCATACCTCACCCAGACCTCACACGGTGGCGTCGTCGGTGGGGTCGGCTACGAGCTCGGGCCAACCTACGACCTCAATCCAACCTACGAGTTCCTCCGCGAGGTGAGCTACTACTTCACCAAGATTATCCCCGCTTTGAGGGAGCTCCTAATATTGAGGACGTGGGCCGGCTACTACGCCAAAACTCCCGACAGCAACCCCGCGATAGGGAAAATTGAGGAGCTGAGCGACTACTACATTGCCGCCGGCTTCAGCGGGCACGGCTTCATGATGGCCCCAGCAGTGGCAGAGATGGTAGCGGACCTGATTACCAAGGGCAAGACCGACCTGCCGGTCGAGTGGTACGACCCGTACCGCTTCGAGCGCGGTGAACTCCGCGGGCAGGCTCTTCAGATGGGTTGA
- the pfdA gene encoding prefoldin subunit alpha: protein MGENVKKREELEKLAYEYQLLQAQAQLLAQNLELLTIARNELSALKETLEGLKNIDSENPEILVPIGGGSFLKGTILDKERAVVSIGAGYSAEMPLENAIELINRRINEYDTAIQKTQEALRRLDGQLQELAKRAQSLER from the coding sequence ATGGGAGAGAACGTAAAGAAAAGGGAAGAGCTTGAGAAGCTCGCGTACGAGTATCAGCTCCTTCAGGCTCAGGCTCAGCTGCTGGCCCAGAACCTTGAGCTCCTGACCATTGCGAGGAACGAGCTTAGTGCCCTTAAGGAGACCCTTGAAGGACTGAAGAACATAGACTCGGAGAATCCCGAGATCCTCGTGCCGATTGGTGGAGGTTCCTTTCTCAAGGGCACCATATTGGACAAGGAGCGGGCCGTTGTTAGCATAGGGGCAGGGTATTCCGCGGAGATGCCCCTTGAGAACGCCATAGAACTGATCAATAGGAGGATCAATGAGTACGACACTGCGATTCAGAAAACTCAGGAGGCGCTCAGGAGGCTCGACGGGCAGCTCCAGGAGCTGGCAAAGCGCGCTCAGTCACTTGAGAGATGA
- a CDS encoding DUF2341 domain-containing protein, giving the protein MLILTALAVLGLAVPNISVQVQGVGSSTTPVYSPTGSGGFYFWISTATYNILNVTLMFADNLSAGTTIYVKLYNSSGALIAVWSRTLTRVLPALEEINVSPSTQVSIYDVSDIHIVLDSPDYVSGAGSFQLLVKKIGVGLFAGDICNPIAVNNPGIAPLYNYTIKVALNSTSDVLWGYINSTNVYFTTSTGSPLYYWVQQLDSTNEHAVLWVKVPYIPAGESVVVCMHYGGTNPYSSYNDPHRTFLLFDDFDGTSVNTTRWNVHGTPSVSGGILYMSGVYQIGWFYPRIYGNSTWIWTKINLPSSYEVIMNASLSYPDWGIAFGSNSFTPGPFYAIYINATSGIGYGETIEYDNNLNEYDALTKRSIINGSGTVLDYINNPYTLNTWSIFEIYVNSNSTVYTYQDGTLVVWYTLNPSYVTSGPFGFGQITGRTPSEYDWIAIRKHASPEPTVTVGHWYGALVYYPSPPG; this is encoded by the coding sequence ATGCTCATTCTCACAGCCCTTGCCGTTCTCGGGTTAGCCGTGCCTAACATTAGCGTTCAGGTTCAGGGGGTTGGAAGCTCAACAACCCCCGTGTACAGCCCTACGGGTTCGGGAGGCTTCTACTTCTGGATCTCAACGGCAACGTATAACATTCTGAACGTTACACTGATGTTCGCCGACAACCTGAGTGCTGGAACGACGATATACGTCAAGCTTTACAACTCGAGTGGGGCCTTAATAGCAGTCTGGAGCAGAACTTTGACACGGGTTCTCCCCGCCTTGGAGGAGATCAACGTCTCCCCATCCACTCAAGTCAGCATCTACGACGTTTCAGACATTCACATCGTTCTCGATTCACCAGACTACGTTTCCGGTGCCGGCAGTTTCCAGCTTCTGGTGAAGAAAATAGGAGTGGGACTGTTTGCCGGGGATATCTGCAATCCAATAGCTGTAAACAACCCGGGTATAGCCCCTCTCTACAACTACACCATAAAGGTTGCCCTCAACTCAACCTCTGACGTTCTCTGGGGGTATATCAACTCAACAAACGTATATTTTACCACATCCACTGGGAGTCCCCTCTATTATTGGGTGCAACAGCTGGACTCCACAAATGAGCACGCCGTTCTCTGGGTGAAAGTTCCCTACATACCAGCGGGTGAAAGCGTCGTGGTGTGCATGCACTACGGTGGCACCAATCCATACTCATCCTACAATGACCCGCACAGGACGTTCCTGCTCTTCGATGACTTCGATGGAACCAGCGTAAACACAACTAGATGGAACGTTCATGGAACCCCATCAGTGAGTGGCGGGATCCTTTACATGAGCGGTGTCTATCAAATAGGATGGTTCTATCCCCGGATATATGGGAATTCCACGTGGATCTGGACAAAAATAAACCTGCCCTCCTCCTATGAGGTCATAATGAACGCGAGTCTCTCTTATCCTGACTGGGGGATTGCCTTTGGGAGTAATAGCTTTACCCCCGGTCCTTTTTACGCGATTTACATAAATGCAACCTCCGGGATAGGATATGGTGAAACCATAGAGTACGACAATAACCTGAACGAATACGATGCCCTGACCAAGAGGAGCATAATAAATGGAAGCGGAACAGTTTTAGATTATATAAACAATCCCTACACCCTCAACACCTGGAGCATCTTCGAAATTTACGTAAACTCAAACAGTACAGTATATACGTATCAAGATGGAACTCTTGTAGTCTGGTACACCCTGAATCCCTCGTACGTCACAAGTGGGCCCTTCGGCTTCGGTCAGATAACGGGAAGAACCCCCAGCGAGTATGATTGGATAGCCATAAGGAAGCATGCCTCCCCCGAACCGACTGTCACAGTTGGTCACTGGTATGGGGCCCTAGTATACTATCCCTCACCACCAGGATAA